One part of the Pandoraea faecigallinarum genome encodes these proteins:
- the hisF gene encoding imidazole glycerol phosphate synthase subunit HisF, which yields MALAKRIIPCLDVTAGRVVKGVNFVELRDAGDPVEIARRYDEQGADELTFLDITATSDGRDLILPIIEAVAAQVFIPLTVGGGVREVADVRRLLNAGADKVSMNSSAVANPQLVADAAAKYGSQCIVVAIDAKRVSADGEAPRWEVFTHGGRKNTGLDAVAWARRIEVLGAGEILLTSMDRDGTKSGFDLALTRAVSDAVSIPVIASGGVGSLADLANGVTEGHADAVLAASIFHYGEHTVGEAKRFMAGKGISVRL from the coding sequence ATGGCTCTCGCTAAACGCATCATCCCGTGTCTGGACGTGACGGCCGGCCGTGTGGTCAAGGGCGTCAACTTCGTCGAACTTCGCGACGCGGGCGACCCCGTCGAAATCGCCCGTCGCTATGACGAGCAGGGCGCCGACGAACTCACGTTCCTCGACATCACCGCGACCTCCGACGGGCGCGACCTCATTCTGCCCATCATCGAAGCGGTGGCCGCGCAGGTCTTCATCCCGCTCACCGTGGGCGGTGGCGTGCGCGAAGTGGCGGACGTGCGGCGTCTGCTCAACGCGGGCGCCGACAAGGTCAGCATGAACTCGTCGGCGGTTGCCAACCCGCAACTGGTTGCCGATGCGGCAGCCAAGTACGGCTCGCAGTGCATTGTCGTGGCGATCGACGCCAAGCGCGTTTCGGCCGACGGCGAGGCGCCGCGCTGGGAAGTCTTCACGCATGGCGGTCGCAAGAACACCGGCCTCGATGCCGTGGCGTGGGCCCGGCGGATCGAGGTGCTGGGGGCGGGCGAAATCCTGCTCACGAGCATGGACCGCGACGGCACGAAGAGCGGCTTCGATCTGGCGCTCACCCGCGCGGTGTCGGATGCCGTGAGCATTCCCGTCATCGCCTCCGGCGGCGTGGGGTCGCTCGCAGACCTGGCCAACGGCGTGACCGAAGGCCACGCGGACGCCGTACTCGCCGCGAGCATCTTCCACTATGGCGAGCACACGGTCGGCGAAGCGAAACGCTTCATGGCCGGCAAGGGCATTTCGGTTCGCCTTTGA
- a CDS encoding phosphoribosyl-ATP diphosphatase translates to MNDTLERVAEVIASRKGGDPDKSYVARLFHKGDDAICKKIGEEATEVVLAAKDIRIDGAGKAGDLRQKLVNETADLWFHCMVLLAHHDLSPNEVLAELARREGLSGLVEKAQRGTRGEHAD, encoded by the coding sequence ATGAACGATACGCTCGAGCGTGTTGCCGAAGTGATCGCCTCGCGCAAGGGCGGCGATCCGGACAAGTCGTACGTTGCACGTCTGTTTCACAAGGGCGACGACGCCATCTGCAAGAAGATCGGCGAAGAGGCCACGGAAGTGGTGCTCGCCGCCAAGGACATTCGCATTGACGGCGCCGGAAAGGCTGGCGATTTGCGTCAGAAACTGGTCAACGAGACCGCCGATCTGTGGTTCCACTGCATGGTGCTGCTCGCCCATCACGACCTGAGCCCGAACGAAGTGCTGGCCGAACTGGCTCGCCGAGAAGGGTTGTCGGGGCTCGTCGAGAAAGCGCAACGCGGCACGCGCGGGGAACACGCGGACTGA
- the hisC gene encoding histidinol-phosphate transaminase encodes MSVDQVIRPDVLAMSTYPVPDASGFLKLDAMENPYGLPQTLRTALGQRLADVALNRYPAPRPQALLGKLASTMGVPAGATLLLGNGSDEIISMIAMATARPGAAVIAPTPGFVMYEMSSRLAGIEFVGVPLRADFSLDVPAMLDAIAAHPGAVVYLAYPNNPTGNLFADEDIETLVRAAGKGLVVIDEAYQPFAGKTWMPRLLEFPNLLVMRTVSKLGLAGIRLGYVAGAAEWLDQLDKVRPPYNVNVLTQACADFMLDHLDVLDAQAAGLRTERARLAAAVAALPGVTVFPSDANFLLVRVPDADKTHAGLLTHKVLIKNVGKMHILLANCLRLTVGTPTENAAMVEALAASL; translated from the coding sequence ATGTCCGTCGACCAAGTGATCCGCCCAGATGTGCTCGCCATGAGCACGTATCCCGTGCCTGATGCGAGTGGCTTCCTCAAGCTCGACGCGATGGAAAATCCTTACGGCCTGCCGCAGACGCTGCGCACCGCCTTGGGGCAGCGTCTGGCCGACGTGGCGCTCAACCGCTATCCGGCGCCGCGTCCACAGGCCCTGCTCGGCAAGCTCGCGAGCACGATGGGCGTGCCTGCCGGGGCGACGCTGCTGCTGGGCAACGGCTCCGACGAGATCATCAGCATGATCGCGATGGCGACGGCGCGCCCGGGCGCGGCGGTCATTGCGCCGACGCCGGGTTTCGTGATGTATGAGATGTCGTCGCGGCTGGCGGGCATCGAGTTCGTGGGCGTGCCCTTGCGCGCCGACTTCTCGCTGGACGTACCGGCCATGCTCGATGCGATTGCGGCGCATCCGGGCGCGGTCGTCTATCTGGCATACCCGAACAATCCGACCGGCAATCTGTTTGCCGACGAGGACATCGAGACGCTCGTGCGCGCGGCCGGCAAGGGGCTGGTGGTAATCGACGAGGCGTATCAGCCGTTCGCCGGGAAGACGTGGATGCCGCGCCTGCTCGAATTTCCGAACCTGCTCGTGATGCGCACCGTCTCGAAGCTCGGGCTGGCGGGGATCCGGCTGGGGTATGTGGCGGGGGCCGCCGAGTGGCTCGATCAACTCGACAAGGTGCGTCCGCCCTATAACGTGAACGTGCTGACGCAGGCCTGCGCCGACTTCATGCTCGATCACCTCGATGTTCTCGACGCGCAGGCGGCCGGACTGCGCACTGAGCGCGCGCGGCTGGCGGCCGCCGTAGCGGCGCTTCCCGGGGTGACGGTGTTCCCGAGCGACGCGAATTTCCTGCTGGTTCGGGTCCCGGATGCCGACAAAACCCATGCCGGGCTGCTCACACACAAGGTGCTGATCAAAAACGTGGGTAAAATGCACATATTGCTGGCCAATTGCCTCAGATTGACGGTCGGCACCCCCACGGAGAATGCGGCGATGGTCGAAGCCCTGGCCGCATCGCTCTAA
- a CDS encoding DUF4870 family protein, whose amino-acid sequence MNDPHGTGSTGHPYTINTPNVVNAPTEEQERALRKLTHVLYALYALFWLTGGVTAIVAIIINYVKRDDAAGTLYASHFTWQIRTFWWSVVWAVLGVALAIVFIGFAILWVLGIWTLYRIVKGWLYLNDSKPMYAARA is encoded by the coding sequence ATGAACGATCCGCACGGCACCGGCAGCACGGGCCACCCCTATACCATCAACACGCCGAATGTCGTGAATGCTCCCACGGAGGAGCAGGAGCGCGCGCTGCGCAAGCTCACGCACGTGCTCTACGCCCTTTATGCGCTGTTTTGGCTCACGGGCGGCGTGACGGCCATCGTGGCCATCATCATCAATTACGTCAAGCGCGACGACGCGGCCGGCACACTCTACGCCTCGCATTTCACCTGGCAGATCCGCACCTTCTGGTGGTCGGTGGTGTGGGCTGTGCTGGGCGTGGCGCTCGCCATCGTGTTCATCGGCTTCGCGATTCTGTGGGTGCTCGGTATCTGGACGCTGTACCGAATCGTCAAGGGCTGGCTTTATCTGAACGACAGCAAACCCATGTACGCGGCGCGCGCCTGA
- the tatA gene encoding Sec-independent protein translocase subunit TatA, with protein MGSLSIWHWLIVLVIVMMVFGTKKLRNMGSDLGGAVKGFKDGMKEGESTSGTKDDPAAAKELRDSTTIDVQAKDASNHKQG; from the coding sequence ATGGGTTCGTTGAGTATTTGGCACTGGCTGATCGTGCTGGTGATCGTGATGATGGTTTTCGGCACCAAGAAGCTGCGCAACATGGGCAGTGATCTCGGTGGGGCAGTCAAGGGCTTCAAGGACGGTATGAAGGAAGGGGAAAGCACTTCCGGTACCAAGGACGACCCGGCGGCTGCCAAGGAACTGCGCGATTCGACCACCATCGACGTGCAGGCCAAGGACGCGAGCAATCACAAGCAAGGCTAA
- the hisI gene encoding phosphoribosyl-AMP cyclohydrolase, which produces MTQDWLDKVSWDAQGLVPVIAQEVGSNDVLMFAWMNREALVRTVEIGEAVYYSRSRKRLWHKGEESGHVQKVHEIRLDCDEDVVLLKVTQNDGIACHTGRHSCFFQKFEGSVDAGRWTTVEPVLKDPNKIYK; this is translated from the coding sequence ATGACCCAGGATTGGCTGGACAAGGTTAGTTGGGACGCGCAGGGCCTTGTGCCCGTGATCGCGCAGGAAGTCGGCAGCAACGACGTGCTGATGTTTGCCTGGATGAACCGCGAAGCGCTCGTGCGCACCGTGGAGATCGGCGAAGCCGTCTACTATTCGCGCTCGCGCAAGCGTTTGTGGCACAAGGGCGAGGAGTCGGGCCACGTGCAGAAGGTGCACGAGATTCGTCTCGACTGCGACGAAGACGTGGTCCTGCTCAAGGTGACGCAGAACGACGGCATCGCATGCCATACCGGCCGTCATTCCTGTTTCTTTCAGAAATTCGAGGGCAGCGTGGACGCGGGTCGGTGGACCACCGTCGAACCGGTGCTCAAAGACCCGAACAAGATCTACAAGTGA
- the hisA gene encoding 1-(5-phosphoribosyl)-5-[(5-phosphoribosylamino)methylideneamino]imidazole-4-carboxamide isomerase gives MLLIPAIDLKDGQCVRLKQGDMDQATVFSEDPAAMARHWVDQGARRLHLVDLNGAFAGKPRNEAAIRAIIQEVGADIPVQLGGGIRDLGTIERYLDDGLSYVIIGTAAVKNPGFLRDACSAFAGHIIVGLDAKDGKVATDGWSKLTGHEVVDLARKFEDYGVESIIYTDIGRDGMLQGINIDATVRLAQAVTVPVIASGGLSNLGDIDALCKVEGEGVEGVICGRAIYSGDLNFSAAQTRADELSEGAA, from the coding sequence ATGCTGCTCATCCCGGCCATCGACCTTAAAGACGGTCAATGTGTTCGCCTCAAACAAGGCGACATGGATCAAGCCACCGTATTCTCGGAGGACCCCGCCGCCATGGCCCGACACTGGGTCGATCAGGGTGCGCGCCGTCTTCATCTGGTGGACCTGAACGGCGCATTCGCTGGCAAGCCGCGTAACGAAGCGGCCATCCGCGCCATCATTCAGGAAGTCGGCGCCGACATTCCCGTGCAGCTGGGCGGCGGCATTCGCGATCTGGGCACGATCGAGCGCTATCTGGACGATGGTCTGTCGTACGTCATCATCGGCACGGCGGCGGTGAAGAACCCCGGTTTCCTTCGCGATGCGTGCAGCGCCTTCGCCGGACACATCATCGTCGGCCTCGACGCCAAGGACGGCAAGGTCGCCACCGACGGCTGGAGCAAGCTCACCGGCCACGAAGTCGTGGATCTGGCGCGCAAGTTCGAGGACTATGGCGTGGAATCGATCATTTACACCGACATCGGCCGCGACGGCATGCTCCAGGGCATCAACATCGACGCGACCGTGCGTCTCGCGCAGGCGGTGACCGTGCCGGTGATCGCCAGTGGCGGTCTGTCGAATCTGGGCGACATCGACGCGCTGTGCAAGGTCGAAGGCGAGGGCGTCGAAGGCGTCATCTGCGGCCGGGCGATCTACTCGGGCGACCTGAATTTCTCCGCGGCGCAAACGCGCGCCGACGAGCTTTCCGAAGGAGCGGCATAA
- a CDS encoding MarC family protein, with product MTLDAFKFFISLLALINPLGAIPLFISLTSTQTREEKRHTIKVAAIAVALVVAGSGLFGEAIIRFFGISIASLEVGGGVIMLLMAVNMINAQTGNTRATAEERHEAEERPNIAVVPLAIPLLTGPGTISTVIIYSGRAHGWAQILALMAIGVGVGAVCWVALRSAGRIEGWLGRTGINIGTRLMGLILSALAVEFIIDGLKILLPGLR from the coding sequence ATGACGCTCGACGCCTTCAAGTTCTTCATCTCGCTGCTGGCCCTGATCAATCCGCTCGGGGCGATCCCGCTGTTCATCAGCCTGACGTCCACGCAGACGCGCGAAGAGAAGCGCCACACGATCAAGGTGGCGGCGATTGCCGTGGCGCTGGTGGTGGCGGGCTCGGGATTGTTCGGCGAGGCGATCATCCGCTTTTTCGGCATTTCGATTGCCTCGCTGGAAGTCGGCGGTGGCGTGATCATGCTGCTCATGGCGGTGAACATGATCAACGCGCAGACGGGAAACACGCGGGCGACGGCGGAAGAGCGCCACGAAGCGGAGGAGCGTCCCAACATCGCCGTGGTGCCGCTCGCGATCCCGTTGCTCACCGGCCCGGGCACGATCAGCACCGTGATCATTTACTCCGGGCGTGCGCACGGCTGGGCGCAGATCCTGGCGCTCATGGCGATCGGTGTGGGCGTGGGGGCCGTGTGCTGGGTGGCGTTGCGCAGTGCCGGCCGGATCGAAGGCTGGCTAGGGCGCACGGGCATCAACATCGGCACGCGTCTAATGGGGTTGATCCTCTCGGCGCTGGCCGTGGAATTCATTATCGATGGTTTGAAAATACTGCTGCCGGGTTTGAGATGA
- the hisB gene encoding imidazoleglycerol-phosphate dehydratase HisB gives MRIAEVVRDTSETQIRVKIDLDGTGRKTLDTGVPFLDHMLDQIARHGLIDMDIEAKGDTYIDDHHTVEDVGITLGMAVAKAIGDKKGIVRYGHSYVPLDEALSRVVIDFSGRPGLEFHVPFTRARVGNFDVDLLIEFFRGFVNHAGVTLHIDNLRGINAHHQCETVFKAFGRALRMAVEIDPRAAGVVPSTKGSL, from the coding sequence ATGCGCATTGCGGAAGTCGTTCGCGATACCAGCGAAACGCAAATACGCGTCAAGATCGATCTGGACGGCACCGGCCGTAAGACCCTCGATACCGGCGTACCGTTTCTGGACCACATGCTCGACCAGATCGCCCGCCACGGCCTTATCGATATGGATATCGAAGCCAAGGGCGATACGTACATCGACGACCACCACACGGTGGAAGACGTCGGTATCACGTTGGGCATGGCGGTTGCCAAGGCCATCGGCGACAAGAAGGGTATCGTGCGCTACGGCCATAGCTATGTGCCGCTCGACGAAGCACTTTCGCGCGTGGTGATCGACTTCTCGGGGCGTCCCGGTCTGGAGTTCCACGTGCCGTTCACACGCGCTCGCGTGGGCAACTTCGACGTCGACCTGCTCATCGAATTTTTCCGTGGCTTCGTGAATCACGCGGGCGTCACGCTCCACATCGACAACCTGCGCGGCATCAACGCCCATCACCAGTGCGAAACGGTGTTCAAGGCGTTCGGTCGCGCGTTGCGCATGGCGGTGGAGATCGATCCGCGTGCGGCCGGTGTCGTGCCGTCCACGAAGGGAAGTCTGTAA
- a CDS encoding histidine triad nucleotide-binding protein: MTHDNCIFCKIIAGQIPSAQVYADDDVVVFKDINPAAELHLLMVPRRHIATLQDCQPEDQALLGKMMLLAPKLAAEQGYRFDGNALNVEGNGFRVVMNTGPGGGQEVYHLHLHILAGPRPWKRM; the protein is encoded by the coding sequence ATGACGCACGACAACTGTATCTTCTGCAAAATCATCGCCGGGCAGATTCCGAGCGCGCAGGTGTACGCCGACGACGACGTCGTTGTCTTCAAGGACATCAATCCCGCCGCCGAGCTGCACCTGCTCATGGTGCCGCGCAGGCATATCGCCACGTTGCAGGACTGCCAGCCTGAAGACCAGGCCCTGCTGGGCAAGATGATGCTCCTCGCGCCGAAGCTCGCGGCCGAGCAGGGCTATCGGTTCGACGGCAATGCGTTGAACGTCGAGGGCAACGGGTTTCGTGTGGTGATGAACACCGGGCCGGGGGGCGGTCAGGAGGTTTATCATCTTCACTTGCACATTCTGGCCGGGCCGCGGCCGTGGAAGCGCATGTAA
- a CDS encoding Do family serine endopeptidase gives MLRRFWLLFAQAVTVLLALLFIIATLKPQWLQRQGSFGKQLANPIIALQEVAPSLSDKPAAGSYADGAQKAMPAVVSIFSSKEQKQNRDPRLDDPLFRYFFGDGGGTVRQDPVSSLGSGVIVSSEGYILTNHHVVDGADEIEVALADGRKARAKLVGSDPETDLAVLKITLDNLPAITLGRMEQVRVGDVVLAIGNPFGVGQTVTMGIISALGRNHLDISTFENFIQTDAAINPGNSGGALVDVNGNLLGINTAIYSRSGGNMGIGFAIPVSTARSVLESIITTGGVTRGWVGVEPQDITSDIAESFGLQQDSGVIIAGVVQGGPADKAGVQPGDILAKVNDESIRDTTELLNVIAQIKPGTQARLHVTRKKKDLDLTVTIGKRPPPPKRPVQDDEDGGEENNAD, from the coding sequence ATGCTCAGACGCTTCTGGCTACTGTTCGCGCAAGCGGTCACCGTGCTGCTTGCGTTGCTCTTCATCATCGCCACTCTCAAGCCTCAGTGGCTGCAACGCCAGGGTTCGTTCGGCAAGCAACTGGCCAATCCGATCATCGCCTTGCAGGAAGTCGCACCCAGCCTGTCCGACAAGCCGGCGGCCGGCTCGTATGCGGACGGCGCGCAAAAGGCCATGCCCGCGGTCGTCAGCATCTTTTCCAGCAAGGAACAAAAGCAAAATCGCGATCCGCGCCTGGATGATCCGCTGTTCCGCTACTTCTTCGGCGACGGCGGCGGCACGGTGCGTCAGGATCCGGTGTCCAGCCTCGGTTCCGGCGTGATCGTGAGCAGCGAAGGCTATATTCTCACGAATCATCACGTGGTGGACGGCGCCGACGAGATCGAAGTCGCCCTCGCCGACGGCCGCAAGGCCCGCGCCAAGCTGGTCGGCAGCGATCCCGAGACCGATCTGGCGGTCCTGAAGATCACCCTCGACAATCTGCCCGCCATCACCCTCGGACGCATGGAGCAGGTGCGCGTGGGCGACGTGGTGCTCGCCATCGGCAACCCGTTCGGCGTCGGCCAGACGGTCACCATGGGGATCATCAGCGCGCTGGGCCGCAACCACCTCGACATCAGCACCTTCGAGAACTTCATTCAGACGGATGCCGCCATCAACCCGGGCAACTCGGGCGGCGCGCTGGTCGACGTGAACGGCAACCTCCTCGGAATCAACACGGCGATCTACTCGCGCAGCGGCGGCAATATGGGCATCGGTTTCGCGATTCCGGTATCGACGGCCCGCTCGGTGCTCGAGAGCATCATCACGACCGGTGGCGTCACGCGCGGCTGGGTCGGGGTCGAGCCACAGGACATCACGTCCGATATCGCCGAGTCGTTCGGGCTTCAGCAGGATTCGGGCGTCATCATCGCCGGTGTGGTGCAGGGCGGGCCGGCCGACAAGGCGGGCGTCCAGCCGGGCGATATTCTGGCGAAGGTGAACGACGAGTCCATTCGGGATACGACCGAACTGCTCAATGTCATCGCGCAGATCAAGCCGGGCACACAGGCCAGGCTGCATGTCACGCGCAAAAAGAAGGATCTCGATCTGACCGTGACGATCGGCAAGCGGCCGCCCCCGCCCAAGCGCCCGGTGCAGGACGACGAGGACGGCGGCGAAGAGAACAACGCCGACTGA
- the tatC gene encoding twin-arginine translocase subunit TatC, with protein MSDEKQIPDGGAEETFISHLVELRNRIIRAGMAVIVVFLSLVYWAPDIFRLLARPLTQSLPADGKLIVTDITGSFFVPMKVTLMVAFVIALPIVLYQVWAFIAPGLYQHEKKLVMPLVVSSYTLFLIGMAFAYFLVFPTVFHFIAHYNAPLGAEMNTDIDNYLSFVLTMFMAFGVTFEVPVVVVVLARMGVVSIDKLKQIRPYVVVGAFVLAAVVTPPDILSQLLLAVPLCILYELGLVAARLFVKQGQQADAEKDGKATS; from the coding sequence GTGAGCGACGAGAAACAAATCCCCGACGGGGGCGCCGAAGAGACCTTCATCTCGCACCTGGTCGAGTTGCGTAACCGCATCATTCGCGCGGGTATGGCGGTGATCGTGGTGTTCCTGTCACTGGTCTACTGGGCACCGGACATCTTCCGGCTGCTCGCCCGCCCGCTCACGCAATCGCTGCCCGCCGACGGCAAGCTGATCGTCACCGACATCACGGGGTCGTTCTTCGTCCCGATGAAGGTCACGCTGATGGTCGCGTTCGTGATTGCGCTGCCCATCGTGCTGTATCAGGTGTGGGCGTTCATTGCGCCGGGGCTGTATCAACATGAGAAGAAGCTGGTGATGCCGCTGGTCGTGAGCAGCTATACGCTGTTCCTGATCGGTATGGCGTTCGCGTACTTCCTCGTCTTTCCGACGGTGTTCCACTTCATTGCGCATTACAACGCGCCGCTGGGCGCGGAGATGAACACCGATATCGACAACTACCTGAGTTTTGTCCTCACGATGTTCATGGCGTTCGGGGTGACCTTCGAGGTGCCGGTGGTCGTCGTGGTCCTCGCCCGCATGGGCGTGGTGAGCATCGACAAGCTCAAGCAGATTCGTCCGTATGTGGTGGTCGGCGCGTTCGTGCTCGCCGCAGTGGTGACGCCGCCGGATATCCTCTCGCAACTGCTGCTGGCCGTGCCGCTGTGTATCCTCTACGAGCTGGGGCTGGTGGCCGCAAGGTTGTTCGTCAAACAGGGACAGCAAGCTGACGCGGAGAAGGACGGCAAGGCAACGTCCTGA
- the hisH gene encoding imidazole glycerol phosphate synthase subunit HisH — MNKIAIVDYGMGNLRSVYQALRAAAPEADVSISSDAAGIRAADRVVLPGQGAMRDCMGCLNESGLREAVVEAAATKPMFGVCVGEQMLFDMSDEGNTPALGLLPGRVVRFDLEGQVQDDGSRFKVPQMGWNRVRQTQGDHPIWAGVPDDSYFYFVHSYYVVPAKPELTAGETVYGVPFTCAVAQDNIFATQFHPEKSAQAGLALYRNFAQWKP; from the coding sequence ATGAATAAGATTGCGATTGTCGACTACGGAATGGGCAACCTGCGCTCGGTCTATCAGGCGCTGCGTGCCGCAGCCCCGGAGGCCGACGTGAGCATCAGCAGCGACGCTGCCGGGATCCGCGCCGCCGACCGTGTGGTGCTCCCGGGGCAGGGCGCAATGCGCGATTGCATGGGCTGCCTGAACGAGTCTGGCCTGCGCGAGGCGGTCGTCGAAGCCGCCGCCACCAAGCCGATGTTCGGGGTGTGCGTGGGCGAGCAGATGCTGTTCGACATGTCCGACGAAGGCAACACGCCTGCACTCGGCCTGCTGCCGGGGCGCGTGGTGCGCTTCGATCTCGAGGGGCAGGTGCAGGACGACGGCTCGCGCTTCAAGGTGCCGCAGATGGGCTGGAACCGCGTGCGCCAGACGCAGGGCGACCATCCGATCTGGGCCGGCGTGCCCGACGACAGCTATTTTTACTTCGTGCACAGCTATTACGTCGTGCCCGCAAAGCCTGAACTGACGGCCGGCGAGACGGTCTACGGAGTGCCCTTTACCTGTGCAGTGGCCCAAGATAATATCTTCGCCACTCAGTTTCACCCGGAAAAGAGCGCCCAGGCCGGCCTTGCGCTTTATCGCAATTTTGCGCAGTGGAAGCCCTGA
- the tatB gene encoding Sec-independent protein translocase protein TatB encodes MIDLGLSKLMLIGVVALVVIGPERLPKVARTAGALFGRAQRYINDVKAEVSREMELDELRNMRSQFEDAARSAQNTVQKQLHEQEASLNEAWASATGTSSSEIAGGGTDAATGYSDSYLSEPVVTSSIRASAKRRNWRVRRSATPIWFKQASTTRTRVQSGAARVARHTPAKLRRPVKFF; translated from the coding sequence ATGATCGATCTCGGTCTTTCCAAACTGATGTTGATCGGCGTGGTGGCGCTGGTCGTGATCGGTCCTGAGCGTCTGCCCAAGGTGGCCCGCACGGCGGGCGCCCTTTTCGGCCGTGCACAACGCTATATCAACGACGTGAAGGCCGAGGTCAGTCGCGAGATGGAACTCGACGAGTTGCGCAACATGCGCTCGCAGTTCGAGGACGCGGCGCGCAGCGCGCAGAACACCGTTCAGAAGCAGTTGCATGAGCAGGAGGCGTCGCTCAATGAGGCCTGGGCGAGCGCGACGGGCACGTCGTCGAGCGAGATCGCCGGCGGCGGCACCGATGCCGCGACCGGGTACTCCGACAGCTATCTCTCCGAGCCGGTGGTGACGTCGAGCATTCGCGCGTCGGCCAAGCGCCGTAACTGGCGTGTTCGCCGGTCCGCGACGCCCATCTGGTTCAAACAAGCCAGCACGACGCGAACGCGAGTGCAGTCGGGGGCGGCGCGCGTGGCGCGTCACACACCGGCCAAGCTGCGTCGACCCGTCAAGTTCTTCTGA
- the hisD gene encoding histidinol dehydrogenase, with product MKLDIRKLDSTDEGFATQLRDVLAFEASEDAAIDRAAAEILADVKTRGDAAVIEYTNRFDRLSAPDMAALELSADVLAAALEGLEPKRRAALEAAAARVRAYHEKQRIECGSHSWQYTESDGTVLGQKVTPLDRVGIYVPGGKAAYPSSVLMNAIPARVAGVKEIVMVVPTPDGVQNPLVLAAAHIAGVDRVFTIGGAQAVGALAYGTQTVPAVDKIVGPGNAFVAAAKRRVFGTVGIDMIAGPSEILVICDGSTDPDWVAMDLFSQAEHDELAQSILLCPDAAYIERVHASLERQIDDMPRRDVIAASLQGRGALVKVRDMAEACEIANVIAPEHLEISAETPQQWGDRIRHAGAIFLGKFTSESLGDYCAGPNHVLPTSRTARFSSPLGVYDFIKRSSLIEVSEGGARMLGEIAAELAYGEGLQAHARSAEYRLHHES from the coding sequence ATGAAACTCGATATTCGCAAACTCGATTCGACCGACGAAGGCTTCGCGACGCAGTTGCGCGACGTTCTCGCGTTCGAGGCGAGTGAAGACGCCGCCATCGACCGTGCGGCCGCTGAAATTCTCGCCGATGTGAAGACCCGCGGTGACGCGGCCGTCATCGAATACACCAACCGCTTCGACCGTCTGAGCGCGCCCGACATGGCGGCGCTGGAGCTGTCTGCCGACGTGCTGGCCGCAGCGCTCGAAGGTCTCGAGCCGAAGCGCCGTGCGGCGCTCGAAGCCGCCGCCGCGCGTGTGCGGGCCTATCACGAAAAGCAACGTATCGAATGCGGCAGCCATAGCTGGCAGTACACCGAGTCCGACGGCACGGTGCTCGGCCAGAAGGTCACGCCGCTCGATCGCGTGGGCATTTACGTGCCGGGCGGCAAGGCGGCGTATCCGTCGTCCGTGCTGATGAATGCGATTCCGGCGCGCGTGGCCGGCGTCAAGGAAATCGTGATGGTGGTGCCCACGCCGGACGGCGTGCAGAATCCGCTGGTGCTTGCCGCCGCGCACATTGCCGGTGTGGATCGCGTGTTCACCATCGGTGGTGCGCAGGCGGTCGGCGCGCTGGCGTACGGCACGCAAACCGTGCCGGCCGTCGACAAGATCGTCGGGCCGGGCAATGCCTTCGTGGCGGCGGCCAAGCGCCGCGTGTTCGGCACCGTTGGCATCGACATGATCGCCGGGCCGTCGGAAATTCTCGTGATTTGCGACGGTTCGACGGACCCCGACTGGGTGGCGATGGACCTGTTCTCGCAGGCGGAACACGACGAACTCGCGCAATCGATCCTGCTGTGCCCGGACGCCGCGTACATCGAGCGAGTCCATGCCTCGCTGGAGCGCCAGATCGACGACATGCCGCGTCGCGACGTGATCGCCGCATCGCTGCAAGGCCGTGGCGCGCTGGTCAAGGTGCGCGATATGGCCGAGGCCTGCGAGATTGCCAACGTGATCGCGCCCGAACACCTGGAGATTTCCGCCGAGACGCCGCAGCAGTGGGGCGACAGGATTCGCCACGCCGGTGCGATCTTCCTCGGCAAGTTCACGAGCGAGAGCCTCGGCGACTACTGTGCCGGTCCGAACCACGTGCTGCCGACCTCGCGCACGGCGCGCTTCTCGTCGCCCCTGGGCGTGTATGACTTCATCAAGCGTTCGAGCCTCATCGAAGTGAGCGAGGGCGGTGCCCGCATGCTCGGCGAGATCGCTGCCGAACTGGCGTACGGCGAAGGCCTGCAAGCGCACGCGCGCAGTGCCGAATACCGTTTGCATCACGAGTCCTGA